In Thermoanaerobaculia bacterium, a single window of DNA contains:
- a CDS encoding enolase C-terminal domain-like protein, with protein MTPPVSSLAAAAYRVPTDAPESDGTFQWNATTIVVARAAAGGSSGLGYSYTDASAAGLVGGMLAEAVVGRSAFDVEGAWEAMVGAVRNVGRSGISAMAISAADAALWDLKGRLLGLPVAALLGAVRPRVPVYGSGGFTSYSEAELAEQLAGWVESGIPRVKMKVGRRPEDDPSRVAAARRAIGEEAELYVDANGAYERKPALALAARFAESGVSWFEEPVDARDIDGLRLVRDRAPASMEIAVGEYGFVLSDFRRIIDAGAADVVQADATRCAGITGFRKTVVLCREARLPLSSHCAPALHVHPGCAAGPLRHLEYFHDHVRIESMLFDGPARPVDGSLAPDWSRPGLGIELKTRDAERYAL; from the coding sequence TTGACCCCGCCGGTCTCCTCGCTCGCCGCCGCCGCCTACCGCGTCCCGACCGACGCTCCGGAGTCGGACGGGACGTTCCAGTGGAATGCGACGACGATCGTGGTCGCTCGTGCCGCGGCCGGAGGAAGCTCGGGCCTCGGGTACTCGTACACGGACGCTTCGGCGGCGGGGCTCGTCGGAGGGATGCTCGCCGAAGCGGTCGTCGGCCGGAGCGCTTTCGACGTCGAGGGCGCATGGGAGGCGATGGTCGGCGCCGTCCGGAACGTGGGGCGCTCCGGAATCTCCGCGATGGCGATCTCGGCCGCCGACGCGGCGCTCTGGGACCTGAAGGGAAGGCTGCTCGGGCTACCGGTCGCCGCGCTGCTCGGGGCGGTCCGGCCGCGCGTGCCCGTCTACGGCAGCGGCGGGTTCACGTCCTACTCCGAGGCCGAGCTCGCCGAGCAGCTCGCCGGATGGGTCGAGAGCGGAATTCCCCGCGTGAAGATGAAGGTCGGCCGCCGACCCGAGGACGATCCGAGCCGGGTCGCGGCGGCGCGCCGGGCGATCGGGGAGGAGGCCGAGCTGTACGTCGATGCCAACGGCGCCTACGAGCGAAAACCGGCGCTCGCGCTCGCCGCCCGGTTCGCCGAATCGGGGGTGAGCTGGTTCGAGGAGCCGGTGGACGCGCGCGACATCGACGGACTGAGACTCGTGCGCGACCGTGCGCCCGCGTCGATGGAGATCGCCGTCGGGGAGTACGGATTCGTCCTTTCCGACTTCCGGCGGATCATCGATGCGGGGGCCGCCGACGTGGTTCAGGCGGACGCGACGCGCTGCGCCGGAATCACGGGGTTTCGGAAGACCGTCGTTCTCTGCCGCGAAGCTCGGCTTCCGCTCTCCTCCCACTGCGCACCGGCCCTGCACGTCCATCCCGGCTGCGCCGCGGGCCCCCTCCGCCACCTCGAATATTTCCACGACCACGTCCGGATCGAGTCGATGCTGTTCGACGGCCCCGCTCGCCCGGTCGACGGGAGTCTCGCGCCCGACTGGTCGCGTCCGGGGCTCGGGATCGAGCTCAAGACCCGGGACGCCGAGCGATATGCTCTCTGA